Proteins encoded in a region of the Candidatus Nitrosomarinus catalina genome:
- a CDS encoding phosphate uptake regulator PhoU: MEEQGETRKIQFTGKSSYIVSLPKQWINELGLKQGDQIRMVRKGSSTLELFPPKFESRTQKKEDATIEISEDEKAESIVRKLISLYFLGFRTINLKSKNGRLDPSQRNTAKEAVKRMLMGSEIISDSSSGITIQVLVNLLELSVDGAFKRMIHLAKSMSNDAILALKENNLDLAQEVINTDDEVDRFGFYIIRQLKIAIQNEHFLKEMGFRNARNCLGYRLVVKNIERTGDHAAFIAKDFLEFKKPIKKEILNKLQEMNNFSLTVLDESCLALFKEDYYQAEKTIKKIEEISKYEKKVRDSSKSLKDDEEIYRVRRLSENIRRISEYASDIAEIVLNMNIEKTLKKME, from the coding sequence ATGGAAGAACAAGGGGAAACTAGGAAAATACAGTTTACAGGCAAGTCATCATACATAGTTTCATTGCCAAAACAATGGATTAACGAATTAGGGTTAAAACAAGGAGACCAAATACGAATGGTCAGAAAAGGATCATCCACTTTGGAACTATTCCCGCCAAAATTTGAATCACGAACACAAAAGAAAGAAGATGCCACTATAGAAATTTCCGAAGATGAAAAAGCAGAGTCCATAGTTAGAAAATTAATCTCATTATACTTTTTAGGATTTAGAACAATTAATTTAAAATCAAAAAATGGAAGACTGGACCCATCACAAAGAAACACAGCAAAAGAAGCTGTAAAAAGAATGTTAATGGGTTCAGAAATCATTTCAGATTCGAGTAGCGGAATAACAATTCAGGTTCTTGTAAATTTATTAGAATTATCAGTTGATGGAGCTTTCAAACGAATGATACATTTAGCAAAATCAATGTCAAATGATGCAATTTTAGCGCTAAAAGAAAATAATTTAGATTTGGCGCAAGAGGTCATCAATACAGACGATGAAGTTGATAGATTTGGATTTTACATTATTCGTCAGTTGAAAATAGCAATACAAAATGAACATTTTCTAAAAGAAATGGGTTTTAGGAATGCTAGAAATTGTTTAGGTTATCGATTAGTTGTAAAAAATATTGAAAGAACTGGGGATCATGCAGCATTTATTGCAAAGGACTTTTTGGAATTTAAAAAGCCAATCAAAAAAGAAATTTTGAATAAATTGCAAGAAATGAATAACTTTTCTTTGACAGTATTAGATGAATCATGTTTAGCACTTTTCAAAGAGGATTATTACCAGGCAGAGAAAACTATCAAAAAAATAGAAGAAATTAGCAAATATGAAAAGAAAGTCAGGGATTCATCAAAATCATTAAAAGATGATGAAGAAATTTACAGAGTTAGAAGATTGTCAGAAAATATCAGAAGAATTTCTGAATATGCAAGTGATATTGCAGAAATTGTCCTAAATATGAATATTGAAAAAACATTAAAGAAAATGGAATAA
- the hflX gene encoding GTPase HflX encodes MDKAILITYDKEDAINEAKGLCEAAGYEVVHIIQENYLQKPKYGISLGILEKLQEIADKIRPDVIVFDEILKPSQNYNLATELQREILDREGLILEIFESRASSAESKLQVKLAQLRYEMVRAKEKVRLANMGEQPGFMGIGKFEVDVYYNDIKHRMQTVKKKLLKAGKQRELHRQGRKRMGFTTISLAGYTSAGKTTLFNKTTGETRTQSNELFTTLSTTTRRIIINQEPALIADTVGFISKLPAYMIDAFKSTLEELTYSDIIILVIDISDSQLELKKKFASCMRTLDELGVKKEKIIFALNKLDLIKEDQINYKRELLNLVENEKVVLVSSKTGENIKQLKELIQNTIINQNPYKYKKNEMEGVVDKFGN; translated from the coding sequence ATGGACAAAGCAATTCTGATTACATATGACAAAGAGGATGCCATAAATGAAGCAAAGGGATTATGTGAAGCAGCAGGATATGAAGTAGTTCATATTATTCAAGAAAATTATCTTCAAAAACCAAAATATGGAATTAGTCTGGGAATTCTAGAAAAATTGCAAGAAATTGCAGATAAAATTAGACCAGATGTAATTGTATTTGACGAGATTCTAAAACCTAGTCAAAATTACAATCTAGCAACAGAATTACAAAGAGAAATTTTAGATAGAGAAGGACTAATTCTGGAAATTTTTGAAAGTAGGGCATCAAGTGCAGAATCAAAATTACAAGTAAAATTAGCACAATTAAGATATGAAATGGTCAGAGCTAAAGAAAAAGTTCGTTTAGCAAACATGGGAGAACAACCAGGATTTATGGGAATAGGCAAATTTGAAGTTGATGTCTACTATAACGATATCAAACATAGAATGCAGACAGTAAAAAAGAAATTACTAAAAGCAGGAAAACAAAGAGAACTTCACAGACAAGGAAGAAAGAGAATGGGATTTACAACAATTTCATTGGCAGGTTACACGTCTGCAGGAAAAACTACATTATTTAATAAAACTACAGGTGAAACAAGAACTCAAAGTAATGAGTTGTTTACAACATTGTCAACCACAACAAGAAGAATAATAATTAATCAAGAACCAGCATTAATTGCAGATACGGTTGGATTCATCAGTAAATTACCAGCATATATGATAGATGCATTCAAATCTACATTAGAAGAATTAACTTATTCAGACATTATTATTCTAGTTATTGATATTAGTGATTCGCAGTTAGAATTAAAGAAAAAATTTGCTAGTTGTATGAGAACATTGGATGAATTAGGAGTTAAAAAAGAAAAAATAATTTTTGCGTTAAATAAATTAGATCTAATTAAAGAAGATCAAATTAATTACAAAAGAGAATTACTAAATTTAGTTGAAAATGAAAAAGTAGTTTTAGTCTCCTCAAAAACAGGTGAAAACATAAAACAATTGAAGGAATTAATTCAGAATACGATTATAAATCAAAATCCATATAAATATAAAAAAAATGAAATGGAAGGAGTTGTAGATAAATTTGGTAATTGA
- a CDS encoding TrmH family RNA methyltransferase yields MVIEVVRIGQRVVRDDRVTTHVALVSRSFGAKKIFMTEVNPEIKDTVEKINNTWGGDFVIEFVDNWKSVIKNKKSEGYKIVHLSMYGEKINQIQNQLRLEDKMLIVVGAEKVPREIYELADYNVGVGSQPHSEISALAILLDRIQDGQQFEKNFPNAKRKIIPTKNGKNVQVNETRD; encoded by the coding sequence TTGGTAATTGAAGTTGTTAGAATAGGACAGCGTGTTGTAAGAGACGACAGAGTGACTACGCATGTTGCACTAGTTTCAAGATCCTTTGGAGCAAAAAAAATATTCATGACAGAAGTAAATCCTGAAATTAAAGATACAGTTGAAAAAATTAACAACACATGGGGTGGAGATTTTGTTATTGAATTTGTCGATAATTGGAAATCAGTGATAAAAAATAAAAAAAGTGAAGGTTACAAAATAGTTCATTTATCGATGTATGGTGAAAAAATTAATCAAATTCAAAATCAACTACGTTTAGAAGACAAAATGTTGATTGTAGTTGGGGCTGAAAAAGTACCCAGAGAAATTTACGAATTAGCAGATTACAATGTGGGTGTCGGAAGTCAACCTCATTCAGAAATTAGTGCATTAGCCATTTTATTAGATAGAATTCAGGATGGGCAACAATTTGAAAAAAACTTCCCAAATGCAAAAAGAAAGATCATACCCACAAAAAATGGCAAAAATGTCCAAGTAAATGAGACAAGGGATTAA
- a CDS encoding transcription factor, with translation MVDKYEDPFVRIASMIGGDEYLKVARSLLKAEDATDEEIASSTGLRINMVRKVLYDLFGKSLITGIRVKDERKGWFVYRWRTRREEVEHFIENQKKKIEERLQQRFDYENASDFYHCGNEDCPRVTFEDALEGMFKCPSCQNVLNIKKNEKSRKAYSKKIDEIKKDMQQTF, from the coding sequence TTGGTAGACAAATACGAAGATCCTTTTGTTAGAATTGCATCAATGATTGGAGGAGATGAATATCTCAAAGTAGCAAGATCTCTGTTAAAGGCCGAAGATGCAACTGATGAAGAAATAGCCAGTTCAACAGGTCTTAGAATTAACATGGTAAGAAAAGTGCTATACGATCTTTTTGGAAAATCTTTGATTACAGGTATTAGAGTAAAGGATGAAAGAAAAGGATGGTTTGTTTACAGATGGAGAACAAGACGAGAAGAAGTAGAACATTTTATTGAAAATCAAAAAAAGAAAATTGAAGAGAGATTACAACAAAGATTTGATTATGAAAATGCATCAGACTTTTATCATTGTGGAAATGAGGATTGTCCAAGAGTTACATTTGAAGATGCATTGGAGGGCATGTTCAAATGTCCATCATGTCAAAATGTATTAAATATAAAAAAGAATGAAAAATCTCGAAAAGCATATTCAAAAAAGATAGATGAAATCAAAAAAGATATGCAACAAACATTTTGA
- a CDS encoding hemerythrin domain-containing protein gives MSTTSLRRDHELIEKVIKAMQSTIELLNDGKQIPESILLPVIDFSKNFTDVCHHTKEEKSLFPALEKAGLPSKMGPIAMMLIDHERSREIGNSMENSAKEYLSSGDSEKLISDMQLYVDHITEHLWKENNKLFMMAEARLQYVSEKVDKELSGIEESQLNELGKSRQHYEELAENLTRDVSNHGN, from the coding sequence ATGTCTACTACATCACTTCGACGTGATCATGAATTAATTGAAAAAGTAATCAAAGCTATGCAATCTACAATTGAATTATTAAATGATGGTAAACAAATTCCTGAATCAATTTTACTTCCTGTAATTGATTTTTCAAAAAATTTTACTGATGTTTGTCATCATACAAAGGAAGAAAAATCATTATTTCCTGCATTAGAAAAAGCAGGATTACCAAGTAAAATGGGACCGATTGCTATGATGTTAATCGATCATGAACGTTCTCGAGAAATTGGAAATTCTATGGAAAATTCAGCAAAAGAATATCTTTCATCTGGAGATTCTGAAAAATTAATTTCTGATATGCAACTTTATGTTGATCATATTACCGAACATTTGTGGAAAGAAAACAACAAATTATTCATGATGGCTGAAGCAAGATTACAATATGTTTCTGAAAAAGTTGACAAGGAACTCTCTGGAATTGAAGAATCTCAATTGAATGAATTAGGTAAATCAAGACAACATTATGAGGAATTAGCTGAAAATCTAACTCGTGATGTTTCTAATCATGGAAATTAA
- a CDS encoding 2,5-diamino-6-(ribosylamino)-4(3H)-pyrimidinone 5'-phosphate reductase produces MEKSNMHIILSAAISIDGKISTRSNDSKLSSQEDSTRLHKLRSKVDAILIGKNTMLKDDPLLTVRYTKGKNPTRIILDSKGTISKNSKIIKSSDKIPTIIAVSKKISKANLSKLKKLPVEIIISGENSVNLKLLMKKLSTKKIKTILVEGGGTVNWEFIKNNIFDELIITLSPYLIGGNDATSLVEGKGFAKIVNSPNLKLKSVKRLKNHLVINYIKV; encoded by the coding sequence ATGGAAAAATCTAATATGCATATCATTTTAAGTGCAGCAATTTCAATTGATGGAAAAATTTCTACAAGATCAAATGATTCTAAGTTATCTTCCCAAGAAGATAGTACTAGATTGCATAAATTAAGATCAAAAGTGGATGCAATCCTTATTGGAAAGAATACTATGTTAAAAGACGATCCATTATTAACAGTACGTTATACAAAAGGAAAAAATCCTACAAGGATAATTTTAGATTCTAAAGGTACAATTTCAAAAAATTCTAAAATAATTAAATCAAGTGATAAAATTCCAACTATAATTGCTGTTTCTAAAAAAATTAGTAAAGCAAATCTATCAAAATTAAAAAAATTACCAGTAGAAATAATTATTTCTGGAGAAAATTCTGTTAATTTAAAATTATTAATGAAAAAACTTTCTACTAAAAAAATTAAAACTATTTTAGTTGAAGGTGGAGGTACAGTAAATTGGGAATTTATTAAAAATAATATTTTTGATGAATTAATTATCACTTTATCTCCTTATCTAATTGGAGGAAATGATGCCACCTCTTTAGTTGAAGGAAAGGGATTTGCCAAAATAGTTAATTCACCTAATTTGAAACTAAAATCTGTTAAGAGGCTCAAAAATCATCTTGTGATAAATTACATCAAAGTGTAA
- a CDS encoding amidohydrolase family protein has protein sequence MLLKNISALIGENLDFISNIDVQIRDDKFQKINQNIQSKSKKDTIDCEGLLLIPGFINSHTHIADSIGKDITLNSTVNQKIHPMFGIKSKILKNTSNEYLSTFMKNTCRSMIQKGITTFVDFREGGLDGAILLKKAVDDLPIRTILLGRLDFHQSTSEIKKNSPFPKEKTLELPSLVKICDGIGISGANEHSTSVLQSYSKTKKLRAIHSSETIESVQKSKRITGKSETLRALSLKPDFLIHMTHASKKDLDATSKKTRGIIICPRANSSLSEGIPDIEKMQNAGCLLGLGTDNVMINSPDMFREMDYLWKVTMGIKKKRIDPKEILKMATVNAGKILKKEIGVIQTKKIADCIFLDKHALDLEPMHNPYASIVHRASQSTIKAVMIGGKIVHGKI, from the coding sequence ATGTTATTAAAAAATATCAGTGCATTAATTGGTGAAAATTTAGATTTCATTTCAAATATTGATGTTCAAATTAGAGATGATAAATTTCAGAAAATTAATCAGAACATACAATCTAAATCAAAAAAAGATACAATAGATTGTGAAGGATTACTATTGATCCCAGGATTCATAAATTCTCATACGCATATTGCTGATTCAATTGGTAAAGATATTACATTGAATAGTACTGTAAATCAAAAAATACATCCTATGTTTGGAATTAAATCTAAAATTTTGAAAAACACTTCTAATGAATATCTCTCAACATTTATGAAAAATACATGTCGCTCTATGATTCAAAAAGGTATTACCACATTTGTTGATTTCAGAGAAGGTGGACTAGATGGTGCAATATTACTTAAAAAAGCGGTTGATGATTTGCCAATTCGTACAATTCTTCTAGGAAGACTAGATTTTCACCAAAGCACATCAGAAATTAAAAAAAATAGCCCTTTTCCAAAGGAAAAAACTCTTGAACTTCCATCTTTAGTAAAAATTTGTGATGGAATTGGTATTAGTGGTGCTAATGAGCATAGTACATCTGTATTACAATCGTATTCAAAAACAAAAAAATTACGAGCAATCCATTCTTCTGAAACTATAGAAAGTGTTCAAAAATCAAAACGAATTACTGGAAAATCAGAAACTCTTAGAGCATTATCATTAAAACCTGATTTTTTGATTCACATGACTCATGCTTCTAAAAAAGATCTAGATGCTACATCTAAGAAAACTAGAGGCATAATTATTTGCCCTAGAGCCAATTCCTCACTATCTGAAGGAATTCCTGATATTGAAAAAATGCAAAATGCTGGATGTCTATTAGGATTAGGTACAGATAATGTAATGATTAATTCACCAGACATGTTTCGTGAAATGGATTATCTCTGGAAGGTAACTATGGGAATTAAAAAAAAGAGAATAGACCCCAAAGAAATTCTTAAAATGGCAACAGTCAATGCTGGAAAAATTCTAAAAAAAGAAATTGGTGTTATTCAAACAAAAAAAATAGCTGATTGTATTTTTCTTGATAAACATGCATTAGATTTAGAACCTATGCATAATCCTTATGCATCTATTGTACATAGAGCATCTCAATCAACAATCAAAGCAGTAATGATTGGAGGAAAAATTGTACATGGAAAAATCTAA
- a CDS encoding GTP cyclohydrolase IIa, whose amino-acid sequence MIQLSILKITEYGPWTLTLGSDREHELQMLQASLYKKVQELFSAKNCLVFLNKSDEFFVVSNGLTLNDHIEIQKSVKESFEVSLTISIGYGKSPFDANLKAYEGKQNSVILNEEHSIYGFIDNSLEFDVSIMHLDVDDLKSQRKDNSPYEISLKVFELYSKIGRYFIEKNSLSFFLGGDNYMVIASDDAKNSVQNFIDIIKNDDQISLNCGIGNAKTSRNAAKLATKSLDTIREIRDSGKQKPDVYEL is encoded by the coding sequence ATGATCCAATTAAGTATCTTAAAAATTACTGAATATGGGCCTTGGACTTTAACATTAGGTAGTGACAGAGAACATGAATTACAGATGTTGCAGGCTTCTCTTTACAAAAAAGTACAAGAATTATTTTCTGCAAAAAATTGCTTGGTATTTTTAAATAAATCAGATGAATTTTTTGTTGTATCAAATGGTCTTACTCTAAATGATCATATTGAAATTCAAAAATCCGTTAAAGAATCATTTGAAGTTAGTTTAACTATTTCAATTGGATATGGAAAATCTCCATTTGATGCTAATCTAAAAGCATATGAGGGTAAACAAAATAGTGTGATATTAAATGAAGAACATAGTATCTATGGGTTCATTGATAATAGTTTAGAGTTTGATGTTTCAATAATGCATTTGGATGTTGATGATCTAAAATCACAAAGAAAAGATAACTCTCCATATGAAATTTCATTAAAAGTTTTTGAATTATATTCTAAAATTGGCAGATATTTCATTGAAAAAAATTCTCTTTCATTTTTTCTAGGCGGTGATAATTATATGGTAATTGCAAGTGATGATGCAAAAAATTCTGTTCAAAATTTTATTGATATAATTAAAAATGATGACCAAATTTCTTTGAACTGTGGTATTGGAAATGCTAAAACTAGTAGGAATGCAGCTAAATTAGCCACAAAATCTCTTGATACTATACGTGAAATACGAGATTCAGGAAAACAGAAACCTGATGTTTATGAATTATAA
- the ribH gene encoding 6,7-dimethyl-8-ribityllumazine synthase, which produces MNIAIVVSEFNEEVTSRMLEVAKEKADSMKLTISHVCKVPGAYDMPIIVDKLLQNQQVDGVATLGAIIKGQTKHDEVISHAAARSLTDLSLKYQKPVSLGITGPGMQERHAYARIRPVAERAIEALVTISKELEKI; this is translated from the coding sequence TTGAATATAGCCATTGTAGTTTCAGAATTTAATGAAGAGGTAACATCCCGCATGTTAGAAGTTGCAAAAGAAAAAGCAGATTCTATGAAATTAACAATATCTCATGTTTGTAAGGTTCCTGGAGCCTATGATATGCCTATAATTGTAGATAAATTGTTACAAAATCAACAAGTTGACGGTGTTGCAACTTTAGGTGCTATAATAAAAGGACAAACTAAACATGATGAAGTGATATCTCATGCTGCAGCTAGATCCTTAACTGATTTATCACTAAAATATCAAAAACCTGTTTCTCTTGGAATAACTGGACCTGGAATGCAAGAAAGACACGCTTATGCCCGAATTAGACCTGTTGCAGAAAGAGCTATCGAAGCACTTGTTACAATTTCAAAAGAATTGGAAAAAATTTAA
- the ribB gene encoding 3,4-dihydroxy-2-butanone-4-phosphate synthase, translating into MSLETGLESLKRGEFVLLFDSAGRENEIDMVVAAEFITPEHVARMRQNAGGLLCIALENNFAKSLELQYMHDTLASSSMSNKEMIMGLAPYGDYPTFSLSVNHYQTYTGITDKDRALTILEMANIYKVENKQKKFSSSFKTPGHVPLLIASEGLVASRQGHTEMSVYLAKTAGLTPVTAICEMMDAETYTALSVDKAEKFGKQNGIPLIDGKELLEYAKVN; encoded by the coding sequence ATGTCACTTGAAACTGGACTTGAATCTCTTAAACGTGGGGAATTTGTATTATTATTTGATTCAGCAGGACGTGAAAATGAAATTGACATGGTTGTTGCAGCAGAATTTATCACTCCTGAGCATGTTGCACGAATGAGACAGAATGCAGGTGGATTACTATGTATTGCTCTTGAAAATAATTTTGCAAAATCGCTCGAATTACAATACATGCATGATACTCTTGCAAGTTCATCTATGTCAAATAAAGAAATGATAATGGGTTTAGCTCCGTATGGCGATTACCCAACATTCTCATTATCTGTAAATCATTATCAAACTTACACAGGAATCACAGATAAAGACAGAGCATTAACAATTTTGGAAATGGCTAATATCTACAAAGTTGAAAATAAACAGAAAAAATTCTCATCATCATTTAAAACTCCAGGTCATGTTCCTTTATTGATTGCATCAGAAGGATTAGTGGCATCACGTCAAGGACATACAGAAATGTCTGTATACTTGGCTAAGACTGCAGGATTGACTCCAGTAACAGCTATTTGCGAAATGATGGATGCAGAAACCTATACTGCATTATCTGTAGATAAAGCAGAAAAATTTGGAAAACAAAATGGAATTCCATTAATTGATGGAAAAGAACTTTTGGAATACGCTAAGGTGAATTAA
- a CDS encoding riboflavin synthase: MFTGIVEGVGKVNKISKITKNRSAIEMTIDLGKQVKGLKIGQSVALNGVCLTATKLSKSKCIFEMIEETTKKTDLGNLKVGGVVNIERSLKAGDRLEGHFVLGHVDGVGIIEKIVKKPKEVQVYFEVPKNLAKYVVKKGSIAIDGISLTVVDIKKTLASVSLIPHTIEITNFHTKKVGDKVNIETDILGKYILKQA, translated from the coding sequence ATGTTTACAGGTATTGTCGAAGGAGTTGGAAAAGTAAATAAAATTTCAAAAATTACAAAAAATCGTAGTGCAATTGAAATGACTATTGACTTGGGTAAACAAGTAAAGGGATTAAAAATTGGACAAAGCGTTGCACTAAATGGTGTATGTCTTACTGCAACAAAACTGTCAAAATCTAAATGTATTTTTGAAATGATTGAAGAAACTACAAAGAAAACTGATCTTGGTAATCTAAAAGTTGGTGGAGTCGTAAATATTGAAAGAAGTTTGAAAGCAGGTGATAGATTAGAGGGTCACTTTGTTTTAGGACATGTTGATGGTGTTGGAATAATCGAAAAAATTGTTAAAAAACCAAAAGAAGTTCAAGTATACTTTGAAGTTCCAAAAAATTTAGCAAAATATGTTGTTAAGAAAGGCTCTATTGCAATTGATGGAATTAGTTTAACTGTTGTTGATATTAAAAAAACACTGGCATCCGTCTCTTTAATTCCTCATACTATAGAAATTACAAATTTTCATACTAAGAAAGTTGGAGATAAGGTTAATATTGAAACTGACATTCTTGGAAAGTATATTTTAAAGCAAGCCTAA
- a CDS encoding tetratricopeptide repeat protein — protein MIDLLDPTNVITRFFNSERYDQLYDYCKDLLKKDPTDMLALQNISLSLIYLKNFEEAITYCDKVLEIKNTDAYALKNKVFALESLKKYDEVLKLCETLLSIDPKDLWALNSMGISLNELDRHKDAIRYYDTSLVIDPNDVTALMNKAISLSHLGNFQDAIDYYDLAQRIDSSLREIPPAKSKLYEKLNMPDEAFLAAQGVLNKDMPKIKSDAKENKCTVFHQFCDDEFQNSDSK, from the coding sequence ATGATTGACCTTCTTGATCCAACCAATGTAATTACTCGATTTTTTAATAGTGAAAGATATGATCAATTATACGATTATTGTAAGGATCTGCTAAAGAAAGATCCTACTGACATGCTTGCTTTACAAAATATCTCATTATCTTTGATATATTTGAAAAATTTTGAAGAGGCCATTACATATTGTGATAAAGTTCTTGAAATCAAAAATACTGATGCATATGCACTAAAAAATAAAGTATTTGCTTTGGAAAGTTTGAAAAAATATGATGAAGTTTTAAAATTATGTGAAACACTTTTGTCAATTGACCCCAAAGACCTTTGGGCCCTAAATAGCATGGGGATCTCGTTAAATGAATTAGATCGCCATAAAGATGCAATTAGATATTATGATACTTCACTTGTTATTGACCCTAATGATGTAACTGCATTAATGAACAAAGCCATCTCATTAAGTCATTTAGGAAATTTCCAAGATGCAATTGATTATTATGACTTAGCTCAACGAATTGACTCAAGCTTAAGGGAAATACCTCCTGCAAAATCAAAATTATATGAAAAATTAAACATGCCTGATGAAGCATTTTTAGCTGCTCAGGGTGTGCTCAACAAAGATATGCCAAAAATCAAATCAGATGCTAAAGAGAATAAATGCACTGTTTTTCATCAATTTTGTGATGATGAATTTCAAAATTCTGATTCAAAATAA
- a CDS encoding HpcH/HpaI aldolase/citrate lyase family protein: protein MTQLFRSLIFVPGNNPRFLEKAKKLQADIVCFDLEDSVPDNEKISARKLIKNALKSRSEYSSSIFVRTNSPLSGKIPSDLKEIVQKGIDGIVIPKVNNVSELKKIQKILSGLEKSKKLKPIQIIPSIESAEGVVNSYPIASFGKRVTAIVFGIFDLLNDLGVEYTKDAPGGKYSRYKIPVDAAAAGISAIDGIWQDLHDLKGLKKDCNFGKSLGYSGKSVIHPDQISTVHKSFYPNKTEILWAKKVCKVYLESTKKGKGATTVDGKMIDEVHYKQAKALLEIVE from the coding sequence ATGACTCAGCTCTTCAGAAGTCTCATTTTTGTTCCCGGAAATAATCCCAGATTTCTAGAAAAAGCAAAAAAGCTTCAGGCTGATATTGTATGTTTTGATTTGGAAGATTCTGTTCCTGATAATGAAAAAATCAGTGCTAGAAAATTAATCAAAAATGCCCTAAAATCTCGTTCAGAATATTCTTCATCAATATTTGTTAGAACTAATTCCCCGTTATCTGGAAAAATTCCATCAGATCTAAAAGAAATTGTTCAAAAAGGAATTGATGGAATCGTAATTCCTAAAGTGAATAACGTTTCAGAATTAAAAAAAATACAAAAAATTCTTTCTGGTTTAGAAAAATCTAAAAAACTAAAACCCATTCAAATTATTCCATCCATTGAATCAGCAGAAGGTGTAGTAAACTCATATCCAATTGCATCATTTGGAAAGCGCGTAACTGCAATTGTTTTTGGTATCTTTGATTTACTAAATGATTTGGGTGTCGAATACACAAAAGATGCACCAGGTGGTAAATATTCTAGATACAAAATACCTGTTGATGCTGCAGCTGCAGGAATATCTGCCATTGATGGTATTTGGCAGGATCTACATGATTTGAAAGGATTAAAAAAAGATTGTAATTTTGGAAAAAGCTTAGGATATTCTGGCAAAAGTGTGATTCATCCGGATCAAATTTCTACAGTGCATAAATCATTTTACCCAAATAAAACTGAAATTTTGTGGGCAAAAAAAGTCTGTAAAGTGTATTTGGAATCAACAAAAAAAGGTAAAGGTGCAACAACAGTTGATGGCAAAATGATAGACGAGGTTCACTATAAACAAGCAAAAGCACTTTTAGAAATTGTAGAATAA